A portion of the bacterium genome contains these proteins:
- a CDS encoding AAA family ATPase has product MSIADHPGADVAAQTADEFRRAFALVRGELGRVIVGHGDLLDLAVAALFADGHVLLEGVPGLGKTLLVRTLAQALDLRFARIQFTPDLMPADILGTNLLVQDETGRRRFEFQPGPVFAQIVLADEINRATPKTQSALLEAMQEHAVSIAGESRPLEEPFFVLATQNPIEMEGTYPLPEAQLDRFLFKLRVPFPRLEELREIADRTTGPEPPAARRVVDAATVRRLQAFARQVPVAAHVQEYAARLVLATHPEPAGAPETSRRLVRYGASPRGLQAMLRAGKVRALAQGRAHVATEDIRALALPSLRHRILLNFEGEAEGIDPERIIEEAIRHTEAETAPAVNA; this is encoded by the coding sequence GTGAGCATCGCAGATCATCCGGGCGCGGATGTGGCCGCGCAGACCGCCGACGAATTCCGGCGCGCGTTCGCACTCGTTCGAGGCGAGCTCGGCCGCGTCATCGTCGGGCACGGCGACCTGCTCGACCTCGCGGTCGCGGCGCTGTTCGCCGACGGCCACGTGCTCCTCGAGGGCGTGCCGGGGCTTGGCAAGACGCTGCTCGTGCGCACGCTGGCGCAGGCGCTGGACCTACGGTTCGCGCGCATCCAGTTCACGCCGGACCTCATGCCGGCCGACATCCTCGGCACGAACCTGCTGGTGCAGGACGAGACAGGACGGCGGCGGTTCGAGTTTCAGCCGGGGCCGGTCTTTGCCCAGATCGTGCTGGCCGACGAGATCAACCGGGCGACGCCGAAAACCCAGTCCGCCCTGCTCGAGGCGATGCAGGAGCATGCCGTGTCGATCGCCGGAGAGTCCCGTCCGCTGGAGGAGCCGTTCTTCGTGCTCGCCACCCAAAATCCGATCGAGATGGAAGGCACGTACCCGCTGCCGGAGGCGCAGCTGGATCGGTTTCTGTTCAAGCTGCGCGTGCCGTTTCCGCGGCTCGAGGAGTTGCGCGAGATTGCCGATCGCACGACAGGGCCGGAGCCGCCGGCCGCGCGGCGCGTGGTGGACGCGGCCACGGTCCGCCGGCTGCAGGCCTTTGCCCGGCAGGTCCCCGTCGCGGCGCATGTCCAGGAGTACGCGGCGCGCCTCGTGCTGGCGACGCACCCGGAGCCGGCCGGCGCCCCGGAAACGTCGCGCCGGCTGGTCCGGTACGGCGCGAGCCCGCGCGGACTGCAGGCGATGCTGCGGGCCGGCAAGGTGCGGGCGCTCGCGCAGGGCCGCGCGCACGTGGCGACCGAGGATATCCGCGCGCTCGCCCTCCCGTCGCTGCGTCACCGCATTCTCTTGAACTTCGAGGGCGAAGCCGAAGGCATCGAT